The Erythrobacter aurantius genome includes a window with the following:
- a CDS encoding dienelactone hydrolase family protein produces MCDEAKLKQWAAGVVSRRDFGVLASAATVMACAPMEGGDDYAADNVARDLVESMVSFDTADGTMDAFFVHPADGAHPGVIFWPDIASIRESKRNMARRLAGQGYAVLVMNPYYRDVAGEQFADFAGFIEAGGFQKVRPWRGKLDADAVGRDAAAAVAWLDQQDAVDTARGIGTQGYCMGGPFTVWSSAAVPARIKAAASFHGGGLVRGDDPKSPHNMLDQASASYLIAIARDDHAENPEAKLRFAEAAGRAARPANVDVYDGDHGWTVPDSPAYAEAAAEQAYADLLKLYRENL; encoded by the coding sequence ATGTGTGATGAGGCGAAACTGAAACAGTGGGCGGCAGGTGTTGTCAGCCGCCGTGATTTTGGAGTTCTGGCCAGCGCTGCTACGGTGATGGCCTGCGCCCCGATGGAAGGCGGCGATGATTATGCGGCGGACAATGTCGCGCGCGATCTGGTTGAAAGCATGGTCAGCTTTGACACCGCCGACGGCACGATGGACGCGTTTTTCGTCCACCCCGCTGACGGTGCGCATCCCGGTGTGATCTTCTGGCCCGACATCGCCTCCATCCGCGAAAGCAAGCGCAACATGGCGCGGCGGCTGGCGGGGCAGGGGTATGCCGTTCTTGTGATGAACCCCTATTACCGCGATGTCGCGGGAGAACAGTTCGCCGATTTTGCCGGCTTCATCGAAGCGGGCGGGTTTCAAAAGGTGCGCCCGTGGCGCGGCAAGCTGGATGCCGATGCAGTGGGCCGCGATGCGGCGGCTGCGGTCGCCTGGCTCGATCAGCAGGACGCCGTCGATACGGCGCGCGGCATCGGGACGCAGGGCTATTGCATGGGCGGCCCCTTCACCGTCTGGAGCTCGGCAGCGGTTCCCGCCCGGATCAAGGCGGCGGCCAGTTTCCACGGCGGCGGGCTGGTGCGCGGCGATGATCCCAAGAGCCCGCACAACATGCTCGATCAGGCGAGCGCAAGCTATCTGATCGCCATCGCCCGCGACGATCACGCCGAAAACCCCGAGGCGAAATTGCGCTTTGCCGAAGCCGCAGGCCGCGCCGCGCGCCCCGCCAATGTCGATGTCTATGACGGCGATCACGGCTGGACCGTGCCCGACAGCCCGGCCTACGCCGAAGCCGCAGCGGAACAGGCCTATGCCGACTTGCTGAAGCTTTACCGGGAGAATCTGTAA